The Fuscovulum sp. sequence ACCGTGCGCCGCATCGGCGGTCGGGCCGATGTGGCGGTCATGGTCGCCGTGGTCACGGCCTTTGGCTTGATACCACTGTTGCCCGTCGCACTCTGGACCGGCGGATGGGATGCAATCGGCCCTGAACAAGCCGCCCTTGCCTGTGCCGCCGGAGTAACGGCAGTGGTGGCCAATTTGGGCCTTTACCGCGCCTTCACCATCGGCCCGGTCAGTCTTGTCGCCCCGATCTGCGGGGCCTATCCGGTGCTGTCGGTCCTGTTCGCCATCGCCCGCGGACAGGACAGCGGCCCGCTTGTTTGGCTGGCAGTGCTGGCCGTCGTTCTGGGCGTCTCCACCGTCGCGCGCGGCGAAGGCGGCACATCCTCAGGCAGCCGCCTTGCCGCCGCCGCATGGGCTTCGCTGGCCTGTGTCAGCTTCGCCCTGACCTTCGGCCTTGCGCAATGGTCCGCGGAAACGGGCGCGCATCTGCCTGCCGCCGCCATCACGAGGATCACTTCGCTGGGCATCGCGCTGATCTGGCTCGCTCAGCGCCGCCCCGGGTTTGGCGGAATAGCTGGCATCTGGCCGGCGCTGTTCCTGATGGGCTGCCTTGATGTCGGCGCCCTGACCGCTGTCACTCTGGCGGGCGGGCTGCCCAATGCCGAGTTTGCAGCCGTCGCCTCGTCCATCTTCGGGATCGTCACCATTCTGCTGGCGTGGAGATTCCTAAATGAACCGATGCGCCCTTCCCAATGGGCAGGCGTTGCTCTGGTCTTTGCCGGGATTGCCACGTTGGGGTTGGCATGATCATTCCGACGGAGGCAAAGCCCCCGTCAACCCACGCAATCCCACCAACCGCCGCCGCTCATCCGCAGGGTTCACGCCGAACGCCTCGGCATAATGCCGCGTCATCGGGGTGGAACTTGCATAACCCACCGACAGCGCAATCTCAGTGATCGACTGGGTGGAATAGAGCACCTTCTGCCGTGCCTTTTTCAACCGCATCAGACGATAGTATTTCAACGGGCTTTGCCCTGTCGCCTGCTTGAAGCTGCGTTCAAGATGGCGCTCAGATATCCCAAGAGATTCAGCGACATCCCCAATCTGCACAGGGTCTTCAATATGATCCGAAAACACACGGATCGCCTGCCGGATCGCATCAGGCAACATGTCATCCGTGCCACCCTGCTTTTGCACCGGCACCTTCTGTACCACATCCTCGGTCCGCACGAACGGATGCTGAAACCAGCAGGCCACCTCTGTCATCGTGTCGCGCCCAAGTTTGTCTTCGATCATCCGCAGCATCATGTCGAACACCGCCCCGGCGCCGCTGGCCGTATGGCGGCGGCGGTCGCGGATGATCACGGACTGGCTGGCCGCCATTTCAGGAAACTCGGACTTGAATGCCGCATCATAACACCAATGCACCGAACAGACATGACCGCCCATCACACCCGACCGCACCAGCGGGAAGATGCCCCCTGAAAACCCACCCAACACAACCCCGCAGCGTTCCATCCAGCGCACCTGTGCATTGGACCGCTTCGGATGGACAAACTGTGATTGCGGCATCGACAGGAAGAACAGGTAATCCATCCCCTGCGCCTCAGTCAGAGTCACGTCGGGATCAAACCGCACCTCGGCGCTGGACCGGATCGGAGTGGCCTCTTCTCCGATCAGCGTCCAGGCAAATTCCTTGCGCCCGACAATCTCATTCGCCGCCCGCAGCGGTTCGATGGCCGATGTCAGGCAGGCCATCGGAAAGCCGGGGAACAGCAGAAACCCAAGCGTCGTCGGCCCCGCAAGATCAGACATCACCCCGCGCTCCGTCAGTCTTCCGGCCACCAGCCCGGCGAGGTTGGGGCGCCATCATCGAACTGGGAAAGAAAGGCCACCATCGTCTCGCGGTTGCGCAAAAAGCCCTTATAGGCGGCCAGATCAGGGTGAATGTCGCGCACCACCCGGTGCAGGCGTCGCGCCCATTTCGGCTGCGTGACCAATTCGTCGAACTTGATCAGATAGCAGCGGATCGGAAAGGCGATGGCATTGGATCGGGGCAGCCGCCACAGCGTCTGCAACTCCACCCGCAGATGCATGCGCTGGCCAACGTTTTCAGGCGTGATCTCGGCCCGCGTCGGTCCCCATTTGGGGTAGTTCTCGGGGCTGGTGTCTAGCAGCGGGTCCACCGTCATCGTCCAGTTGAACCGCCGCACCGGTGCGCCGTGCTGCAATTTCAGCAGGAATTTCAGCGCCCGGTCAAACACGCCCTTTTCATGCGCCAAGGGAACCGGCGCGTGCCATTCGTGGAACCCCATCCCGATGTCGAAATCCAGCGACCAATCCGCCTGCGTGGTCACCATCCCGGCTTCGATCCACAGGTTTTCGTCGCGTTGGTCCTGCAGCGTGAAATCCCCCTGCGTCTGACGGGTGATATATTCCATCGGGCCGTAAGGCAGGGTCGAGGAGTCAAGGAAGGTGAACTTCTGCTCAATCTGCATCGGCTTGTTGATCC is a genomic window containing:
- a CDS encoding DMT family transporter, giving the protein MISLSLGLLAALFWGLHDFTVRRIGGRADVAVMVAVVTAFGLIPLLPVALWTGGWDAIGPEQAALACAAGVTAVVANLGLYRAFTIGPVSLVAPICGAYPVLSVLFAIARGQDSGPLVWLAVLAVVLGVSTVARGEGGTSSGSRLAAAAWASLACVSFALTFGLAQWSAETGAHLPAAAITRITSLGIALIWLAQRRPGFGGIAGIWPALFLMGCLDVGALTAVTLAGGLPNAEFAAVASSIFGIVTILLAWRFLNEPMRPSQWAGVALVFAGIATLGLA
- a CDS encoding helix-turn-helix domain-containing protein, translated to MSDLAGPTTLGFLLFPGFPMACLTSAIEPLRAANEIVGRKEFAWTLIGEEATPIRSSAEVRFDPDVTLTEAQGMDYLFFLSMPQSQFVHPKRSNAQVRWMERCGVVLGGFSGGIFPLVRSGVMGGHVCSVHWCYDAAFKSEFPEMAASQSVIIRDRRRHTASGAGAVFDMMLRMIEDKLGRDTMTEVACWFQHPFVRTEDVVQKVPVQKQGGTDDMLPDAIRQAIRVFSDHIEDPVQIGDVAESLGISERHLERSFKQATGQSPLKYYRLMRLKKARQKVLYSTQSITEIALSVGYASSTPMTRHYAEAFGVNPADERRRLVGLRGLTGALPPSE
- a CDS encoding DUF3445 domain-containing protein translates to MGFEFNTETFRNDFTFRNSPRAIARFPFPFDRDDYMYSVNMEPHVPGRPGSVFEHAFDVDEHYLAEMRDRDLVLKEDPLRCQSLPHMEMAGWDLLELIMESKARDYPDWFELHRQGNKWHWINKPMQIEQKFTFLDSSTLPYGPMEYITRQTQGDFTLQDQRDENLWIEAGMVTTQADWSLDFDIGMGFHEWHAPVPLAHEKGVFDRALKFLLKLQHGAPVRRFNWTMTVDPLLDTSPENYPKWGPTRAEITPENVGQRMHLRVELQTLWRLPRSNAIAFPIRCYLIKFDELVTQPKWARRLHRVVRDIHPDLAAYKGFLRNRETMVAFLSQFDDGAPTSPGWWPED